From the Gymnogyps californianus isolate 813 chromosome 2, ASM1813914v2, whole genome shotgun sequence genome, one window contains:
- the OTUD1 gene encoding OTU domain-containing protein 1 — translation MQLYSSVITHYPAGGTAAAAAAASPSAAGVFKVSLSPGPPSAEAPSAADAAGPSPAAESSAKDSFIPGGSSSSSAAAAMPAFSSCLEVMPSGPAAGPASRPAGGPQYSSCAQVTVSRRRPLERIVPIRIVQRAEAPGELVPASPRSRAWLEGILESMRQAGGDGEAAALPPPAEEPSNRSLRLSEHCQALQAAAAGAQPGLVPGCRPAERSGSQAQPAAGPSPGEEEEEEEEGGGPDVRRGPGGRPERSEKLALYLAEVEKQDKYLRQKGRFRFHIIPDGNCLYRAVCKAVYGDQRLHSELREQTVHYIADHLDHFNPIIEGDVGEFLIGAAQDGAWAGYPELLAMGQMLNVNIHLTTGGRPESPTVSTMVHYLGPEDPTRPSIWLSWLSNGHYDAVLDRMCPNPEYEAWCRQTQVQRRRDEELAKSMAVSLSKMYIEQNACS, via the coding sequence ATGCAGCTCTACAGCTCCGTGATCACCCACTACCCGGCGGGCGGGACggccgccgcagccgccgcggCCTCGCCGAGCGCCGCCGGTGTCTTCAAGGTCTCCCTGTCGCCGGGACCCCCCTCCGCGGAGGCACCGAGCGCCGCCGACGCCGCGGGCCCGAGCCCGGCCGCCGAGAGCTCCGCCAAGGACAGCTTCATTCCcgggggaagcagcagcagcagcgccgccgccgccatgcctgccttctcctcctgcctggaggTGATGCCgagcggccccgcggcgggcccCGCCAGCCGGCCGGCGGGCGGCCCGCAGTACAGCTCCTGCGCGCAGGTCACCGTCAGCCGCCGGCGGCCGCTGGAGCGGATCGTGCCCATCCGCATCGTGCAGCGAGCCGAGGCCCCCGGCGAGCTGGTGCCGGCCTCGCCGCGCAGCCGCGCCTGGCTGGAGGGCATCCTGGAGAGCATGCGGCAGGCCGGGGGGGACGGCGAGGCCGCCgccctgccgccgcccgccgaGGAGCCCAGCAACCGCAGCCTGCGCCTCAGCGAGCACTGCCAGGCGCTGCaggcggcggccgccggcgccCAGCCCGGGCTGGTCCCCGGCTGTCGCCCCGCGGAGAGGAGCGGCAGCCAGGCGcagcccgccgccggcccctcgcccggggaggaggaggaggaggaggaggagggagggggtcCCGATGTGCGCAGGGGGCCAGGCGGCAGGCCGGAGCGCAGCGAGAAGCTGGCGCTGTACCTGGCCGAGGTGGAGAAGCAGGACAAGTACCTGCGGCAGAAGGGCCGGTTCCGCTTCCACATCATCCCCGACGGGAACTGCCTCTACCGCGCCGTCTGCAAGGCGGTGTACGGGGACCAGCGGCTGCACAGCGAGCTCCGCGAGCAGACCGTGCACTACATCGCCGACCACCTGGACCACTTCAACCCTATCATCGAGGGCGACGTGGGAGAGTTCCTCATCGGTGCCGCCCAGGATGGGGCCTGGGCCGGCTACCCGGAGCTGCTGGCCATGGGGCAAATGCTGAACGTGAACATCCACCTCACCACAGGCGGCCGGCCCGAGAGCCCCACCGTTTCCACCATGGTTCACTACTTGGGGCCCGAGGACCCGACGCGGCCCAGTATCTGGCTGAGCTGGCTTAGCAATGGGCACTACGATGCTGTGCTGGACCGCATGTGCCCCAACCCAGAGTACGAGGCATGGTGCAGGCAGACTCAGGTACAGCGCAGACGGGATGAGGAGCTGGCCAAGTCCATGGCAGTGTCCTTGTCCAAGATGTACATTGAGCAGAATGCCTGCTCTTGA